The Anaerolineae bacterium genome contains a region encoding:
- a CDS encoding RNA-binding transcriptional accessory protein, which produces MPPDKFSQAIAQELDIRPQQVARSIDLFDADNTIPFVARYRKEATGGLDEAQLRAVLERLTYLRNLDARKETVLRSIEEQGKLTGDLRQRIEAAATLQEVEDLYLPYKPKRRTRAAIARERGLEPLAQLLLAQEVTQGDPAQMAADFLTDDVPTPDDALAGARDIVAEVVAENADIRAAARKQTRNEARLVVKVADQSKDERGVYQIYYDYQEKLSQIPPHRLLALNRGEREGVLKVKLEGPDDELVGQIQRRMITNPKSIFTGQLRAAIADGYKRLLAPSIETELRGESTDASDEHAIENFAANLRQLLLQPPIPGKTVIGIDPGFRTGCKVALVDPTGKFLGGVTIYPHEPQKKWAEAKAILVKLMLEQNAGVIAIGNGTASRETEAMAAEVISEAKAQIANSKLELAYVMVNEAGASVYSASKLARAEFPDLDVSMRGAISIARRLQDPLAELVKIDPKSIGVGLYQHDVNQKRLGETLDAVVESAVNHVGVDVNTASPALLSYVAGVSRRVAEAIVQHREEHGPFKTRNQLKKVKGLGDKTYQQAVGFLKIPAGDRPLDNTFIHPESYPVVERLFDYLEVRGDEKDLPHRLETLRRQEDLSELADLLEVGAPTLADILEALAKPGRDPRDELPKPLLRQDVLKMEDLREGMILTGTVRNVVDFGAFVDIGVKQDGLVHISQLADRYVKNPFEVVKVGDVVKVKVMAVDVARGRIGLSMREIA; this is translated from the coding sequence ATGCCCCCCGACAAATTCAGCCAGGCCATCGCCCAAGAGTTGGACATCCGCCCCCAACAGGTGGCCCGCTCCATTGACCTCTTTGACGCCGACAACACCATCCCCTTTGTGGCCCGCTACCGCAAAGAAGCAACCGGCGGCCTGGACGAGGCCCAACTGCGGGCCGTTCTGGAACGGCTCACCTATTTACGCAACCTTGACGCCCGCAAAGAAACGGTGCTGCGCAGCATTGAGGAGCAGGGCAAACTGACCGGCGACCTGCGCCAACGCATCGAGGCCGCGGCCACCCTGCAAGAAGTGGAAGACCTGTACCTGCCCTACAAACCCAAACGTCGCACCCGGGCCGCCATTGCCCGCGAGCGCGGGCTGGAGCCGCTGGCCCAACTGCTGCTGGCCCAAGAAGTGACGCAAGGCGACCCGGCCCAAATGGCCGCCGATTTTCTCACCGACGACGTGCCCACGCCCGACGACGCCCTGGCCGGGGCGCGAGACATTGTGGCCGAGGTGGTGGCCGAAAACGCCGACATCCGGGCCGCTGCGCGCAAACAAACGCGCAACGAAGCCCGGCTGGTGGTGAAAGTGGCCGACCAGAGCAAAGATGAGCGCGGCGTTTACCAAATTTATTACGACTACCAGGAAAAGTTGAGCCAAATTCCGCCCCACCGCCTGCTGGCCCTTAATCGCGGCGAGCGCGAAGGCGTGTTAAAGGTTAAACTGGAAGGGCCGGACGACGAACTGGTGGGCCAAATTCAGCGGCGGATGATCACCAACCCCAAATCCATTTTTACCGGCCAGCTCCGCGCGGCCATCGCCGACGGCTACAAACGCCTGCTGGCCCCCTCCATTGAAACCGAACTGCGCGGCGAGTCAACCGATGCCTCCGACGAGCACGCCATTGAGAACTTTGCCGCCAACCTGCGCCAATTGTTATTGCAGCCGCCCATCCCCGGCAAAACCGTTATTGGCATAGACCCCGGTTTCCGCACCGGCTGCAAAGTGGCCCTGGTAGACCCCACCGGCAAGTTTTTGGGCGGCGTCACCATTTACCCCCACGAGCCGCAAAAGAAGTGGGCCGAGGCCAAAGCCATCCTGGTCAAACTGATGCTTGAACAAAACGCCGGCGTGATAGCCATTGGCAACGGCACGGCCAGCCGCGAAACCGAGGCCATGGCCGCCGAAGTTATCAGCGAAGCCAAAGCGCAAATTGCCAATAGCAAGTTAGAATTGGCTTATGTGATGGTGAATGAGGCGGGCGCGTCGGTTTACTCCGCCAGCAAGCTGGCCCGGGCCGAGTTCCCCGATTTGGACGTGAGCATGCGCGGGGCTATCTCTATTGCCCGGCGGTTGCAAGACCCGCTGGCCGAACTGGTCAAAATTGACCCCAAGTCCATTGGGGTGGGGTTGTACCAGCACGACGTGAACCAAAAACGGCTGGGCGAAACCCTGGACGCCGTAGTGGAGAGCGCGGTCAACCACGTGGGCGTGGATGTGAACACGGCCAGCCCGGCCCTGCTCAGTTACGTGGCCGGGGTCAGCCGCCGGGTGGCCGAGGCCATTGTGCAACACCGCGAGGAACACGGGCCGTTCAAAACCCGCAACCAGTTAAAAAAGGTTAAGGGGTTGGGCGACAAAACCTACCAACAGGCTGTTGGCTTTCTCAAAATCCCGGCGGGCGACCGTCCCCTGGACAATACCTTTATCCACCCCGAAAGTTATCCCGTGGTTGAGCGTTTGTTTGACTACCTGGAAGTGCGCGGTGATGAAAAAGACCTGCCCCACCGCCTGGAAACGTTACGCCGGCAAGAGGATTTGAGCGAGTTGGCCGACCTGCTGGAGGTCGGCGCGCCCACGCTGGCGGATATTTTAGAAGCCCTGGCCAAACCGGGCCGTGACCCCCGCGACGAACTGCCCAAACCCCTGCTGCGCCAGGACGTGCTCAAAATGGAAGACCTGCGCGAAGGGATGATCCTGACTGGCACGGTGCGCAACGTGGTTGATTTTGGCGCGTTTGTGGACATTGGCGTTAAACAAGATGGGCTGGTACACATTAGCCAGTTGGCCGACCGTTACGTGAAAAATCCGTTTGAGGTGGTCAAGGTAGGCGATGTGGTCAAGGTGAAGGTGATGGCCGTGGATGTGGCGCGGGGGCGGATTGGGTTGAGTATGCGGGAAATTGCATAA
- a CDS encoding PqqD family protein produces MQTKQYPKQSKTVHVETLEGELCIYDWQRMQVHNLNPTAARVWELCDGQTTPQEMAAQLHGDLTPEQAEELVWLALKRLEGANLLQNKVVQPAGRKVYSRREMLAKLGVTVVMLPVITSIVAPSPVEAQSPAPGPGPGPGPVCPIVRTANVGTTDGLVGYQFTAFNEGPITDAQITACGVTHISYAWTGAVVPPAAAVGAGIFLAQANNVQANNQRILPSGTGSPDGPNATANLWTGNRDYNGVDVDVSVPETWNVGVLTITLA; encoded by the coding sequence ATGCAAACCAAGCAATATCCAAAACAATCAAAAACAGTACACGTTGAAACCCTTGAAGGCGAGTTGTGCATTTACGACTGGCAGCGCATGCAGGTGCATAACCTCAACCCCACCGCGGCCAGGGTGTGGGAGCTATGCGACGGCCAAACCACGCCCCAGGAGATGGCGGCCCAGCTGCACGGCGATCTGACCCCGGAGCAAGCCGAAGAACTGGTATGGTTAGCCCTGAAACGGCTGGAAGGGGCTAACCTGTTACAAAACAAAGTAGTGCAACCCGCCGGGCGCAAAGTATACAGCCGCCGCGAGATGCTGGCCAAGCTGGGCGTGACCGTGGTCATGCTGCCGGTCATCACGTCCATTGTGGCCCCCAGCCCGGTCGAGGCCCAATCGCCCGCGCCGGGGCCAGGGCCGGGGCCAGGGCCGGTATGCCCCATTGTGCGCACCGCTAACGTGGGCACTACAGATGGCCTCGTCGGATACCAATTTACCGCTTTTAACGAGGGCCCCATCACCGATGCTCAAATAACAGCCTGCGGCGTCACCCACATCAGCTATGCGTGGACGGGCGCTGTTGTTCCGCCGGCGGCGGCGGTGGGTGCAGGTATCTTCTTAGCCCAAGCCAACAATGTACAAGCGAACAACCAGAGAATCTTGCCATCAGGAACCGGTTCGCCTGATGGCCCCAACGCAACCGCCAACCTTTGGACAGGCAACCGCGATTACAACGGCGTTGACGTAGACGTCAGCGTTCCCGAAACCTGGAACGTGGGCGTTTTAACCATTACGCTGGCCTAA